One genomic window of Hymenobacter sp. J193 includes the following:
- a CDS encoding alpha-amylase family glycosyl hydrolase has protein sequence MQPDSTAASATPHLTLVENDPWLAPYEPVLRARQERLQARLAEITQQYGSLSKFATAHQRLGLNYDARRRGHWYREWAPAAEALSLVGDFNQWNREATPLQRAADGVWEAFLADKDYADRLTHGSRYKVHVRTSQGGKDRLPATLRRAVQDEETKDFAAQVWRAEPFAWTDQKFRIANVVREPFIYECHVGMATEEGRLGSYREFADHIMPRVQALGYNCLQLMAVMEHPYYGSFGYHVANFFAASSRFGTPEDLKYLINEAHNRGLAVLLDVVHSHAVKNEAEGLADFDGSGGQYFHEGARGNHPGWDSKLFDYGRPEVQQFLLSNLRYWLEEFHFDGFRFDGVTSMLYQHHGEGVAFGHYDQYFGPEADDDAILYLQLAATLVRDIKRSALLIAEDMSGLPGLCRPLAEGGVGFDYRLGMGIPDYWIKLLKHTRDEDWNLRDLWWVLTNRRAGEKTVAYAESHDQALVGDKTLAHWLIDAAIYTHMHKDDPDPVVARGVALHKLIRLITLALGGEAYLNFIGNEFGHPEWVDFPREGNNWSHHYARRQWSLADNPDLKFQYLQAFDKAMVTTARTQRLLAAGPAQELNIDATNQVMIFERGGLVFVFSFHVDRSVPDYRFFVPQAGRYRIILNSDDARFGGFQRIDDSLLYETFQEDGVSKLSLYVTNRTALVLQRVG, from the coding sequence ATGCAGCCCGACTCCACCGCCGCTTCCGCAACGCCTCACCTGACGCTGGTAGAAAACGACCCCTGGCTGGCGCCCTACGAGCCTGTGCTCCGGGCCCGACAGGAACGGCTGCAGGCCCGCCTCGCCGAAATTACCCAGCAGTACGGTTCCCTCAGCAAGTTTGCCACTGCTCATCAGCGCCTGGGTCTCAACTACGATGCGCGCCGCCGCGGCCACTGGTACCGCGAGTGGGCACCGGCCGCCGAGGCGCTGTCGTTGGTGGGCGACTTCAACCAGTGGAACCGGGAGGCCACGCCCCTGCAGCGCGCCGCCGATGGGGTGTGGGAAGCTTTCCTAGCGGACAAGGACTACGCCGACCGCCTCACCCACGGCAGCCGCTACAAAGTGCACGTGCGCACCAGCCAGGGCGGTAAAGACCGCCTGCCTGCCACCCTGCGCCGCGCCGTGCAGGACGAGGAAACCAAGGACTTTGCTGCCCAGGTGTGGCGCGCCGAGCCCTTTGCCTGGACCGACCAGAAGTTCCGTATTGCTAATGTGGTGCGGGAGCCGTTCATCTACGAGTGCCACGTGGGCATGGCTACCGAGGAAGGCCGCCTGGGTTCCTACCGCGAGTTTGCCGACCACATTATGCCGCGGGTGCAGGCCCTGGGCTACAACTGCCTGCAGCTGATGGCCGTGATGGAGCACCCCTACTATGGCTCCTTCGGCTACCACGTGGCCAACTTCTTTGCCGCGTCTTCCCGCTTCGGTACGCCCGAGGACCTGAAATACCTTATCAACGAAGCCCACAACCGGGGTTTGGCCGTGCTACTCGACGTGGTACACTCCCACGCGGTGAAAAACGAGGCCGAAGGGCTGGCTGACTTCGACGGCTCGGGTGGGCAGTACTTCCATGAGGGCGCCCGCGGCAACCACCCTGGCTGGGACTCCAAGCTGTTCGACTACGGCCGGCCCGAGGTGCAGCAGTTTCTGCTCAGCAACCTGCGCTACTGGCTGGAGGAGTTTCACTTCGACGGCTTCCGGTTTGATGGCGTGACCAGCATGCTCTACCAGCACCACGGCGAGGGGGTGGCCTTCGGGCACTACGACCAGTACTTCGGGCCGGAAGCCGATGACGACGCCATTCTGTATTTGCAGCTGGCCGCCACGCTGGTGCGCGACATCAAGCGCAGCGCCCTGCTGATAGCCGAGGACATGAGCGGTCTGCCGGGCCTGTGCCGCCCGCTAGCTGAGGGCGGCGTGGGCTTCGATTACCGCCTGGGCATGGGCATCCCCGACTATTGGATCAAGCTGCTCAAGCACACCCGCGACGAGGACTGGAACCTGCGCGACCTGTGGTGGGTACTTACCAACCGCCGCGCCGGCGAGAAAACCGTGGCCTACGCCGAAAGCCACGACCAGGCGCTGGTAGGCGACAAGACGCTGGCCCACTGGCTGATTGACGCGGCCATCTATACCCATATGCACAAGGACGACCCCGACCCGGTAGTAGCCCGGGGCGTGGCTTTGCATAAGCTCATCCGCCTGATCACGCTGGCCTTGGGTGGGGAGGCTTACCTCAACTTTATCGGCAACGAGTTTGGCCACCCCGAGTGGGTAGATTTTCCCCGGGAGGGCAACAACTGGAGCCACCACTACGCCCGTCGCCAGTGGAGCCTGGCCGACAACCCCGACCTGAAGTTCCAGTACCTGCAGGCCTTCGACAAAGCCATGGTGACCACGGCCCGCACCCAGCGCCTGCTGGCCGCCGGCCCGGCCCAAGAGCTGAACATCGACGCCACCAACCAGGTCATGATTTTCGAGCGGGGCGGGCTGGTGTTCGTGTTCAGCTTCCACGTGGACCGCAGCGTGCCCGACTACCGCTTCTTCGTGCCCCAGGCCGGCCGTTACCGCATCATCCTCAACTCCGACGATGCCCGGTTCGGCGGCTTCCAGCGCATAGACGACTCTCTGCTGTATGAAACCTTCCAGGAAGACGGCGTTAGCAAGCTCAGTCTTTATGTGACCAACCGCACGGCTCTGGTGCTGCAGCGGGTAGGGTAG
- a CDS encoding transposase has protein sequence MAYSIKNQEGLYFLTFTVVQWVDIFTRPVYKDIVVDSLRYCQEKKGMELFAFCLMTNHLHLIARAAEGQLLSDIVRDFKKYTSRQVFQALHLNQQESRRSWLEWIFRQHGQENRNNEQVQVWQQHSHGVELRTPTMVQQRLHYTHQNPVRAGICYRAEDYLYSSASQYAGLETILPVTLL, from the coding sequence ATGGCGTATTCCATTAAAAATCAGGAAGGCCTGTACTTTCTCACCTTCACGGTAGTGCAGTGGGTGGATATTTTCACCCGGCCGGTATACAAAGACATTGTTGTTGACAGCCTGCGCTATTGCCAGGAGAAGAAGGGAATGGAGCTGTTTGCCTTCTGCCTGATGACCAACCACCTGCACCTAATTGCTCGAGCGGCGGAGGGGCAGCTGCTGTCCGATATCGTGCGGGACTTCAAGAAATACACTTCCCGTCAGGTGTTTCAGGCCCTGCACCTTAACCAGCAGGAAAGCCGTCGAAGCTGGCTGGAATGGATTTTTCGGCAGCACGGACAGGAAAACCGCAACAATGAACAGGTACAGGTATGGCAGCAGCATAGTCACGGAGTTGAGCTGCGTACGCCGACTATGGTGCAGCAGCGGCTGCACTACACCCACCAAAATCCGGTGCGGGCCGGCATCTGCTACCGGGCGGAGGATTATTTGTACAGTAGCGCCAGTCAGTACGCGGGTCTGGAAACGATACTGCCCGTTACACTGCTGTAG
- a CDS encoding YdeI/OmpD-associated family protein: protein MHITLSRDTEERIVTVPDDLAAALSRAGLRQRFDELSFTHRKEFVQGIERSKKYETRLRRIDDAVERIAAGRKP, encoded by the coding sequence GTGCACATTACCCTGTCCCGCGACACCGAGGAGCGTATCGTCACCGTACCCGACGACTTGGCTGCTGCCCTTTCCCGGGCCGGCCTGCGCCAGCGCTTCGACGAGCTTTCCTTTACTCACCGCAAGGAGTTTGTGCAGGGCATTGAGCGCTCCAAGAAGTACGAAACCCGCCTGCGCCGCATCGACGATGCCGTGGAGCGCATAGCTGCCGGTCGCAAGCCCTAG
- a CDS encoding DUF1905 domain-containing protein, giving the protein MTPEHTFDAELELDAESGGVFARMPFSVPDTYGVRGLLPIHATIDGFPYRGSLTPPRRRQSCPADSKADPQRHQ; this is encoded by the coding sequence ATGACTCCTGAACACACCTTCGACGCCGAGCTGGAACTGGATGCGGAAAGCGGCGGCGTGTTTGCCCGCATGCCCTTCAGCGTGCCCGACACCTACGGCGTGCGCGGCCTGCTGCCCATTCACGCTACCATCGACGGCTTTCCTTACCGCGGCAGCCTCACCCCCCCTCGGCGACGGCAATCATGCCCTGCTGATTCAAAAGCAGATCCGCAACGCCATCAATAA
- a CDS encoding glycosyltransferase: protein MKVLLLGWDEPQNAETPALTSLALTQALAPDTATVLLPALPADAADFPASAEVTGLGNLSMPELQAAVDAARASAPQRGAWQAPASPYIGASEAAAPAAAGTVSAAPTATVQPALLVADAFEAEGGEPATDEAADLSQPENNLSMQVEVEATPETEAAPATATPGSWLPGAAERATPDEALAVLRNPSDVPGDLNFRVIQYARFATPLALSKPFEVIYAGDWPTWLAALEIRQRTGCPLVLRVDSLAQDRPTADDRGWAQALERLALRRADVILTSSEDLCHRVRQLYGIPLRRMRVQPAHTDAAEVARTVRDTLTELAASA, encoded by the coding sequence ATGAAGGTACTATTGCTTGGCTGGGACGAGCCGCAGAACGCGGAAACGCCCGCCCTTACCTCACTGGCCCTCACGCAGGCCCTGGCCCCCGATACCGCTACCGTGCTGCTGCCCGCCCTGCCGGCGGACGCGGCCGATTTTCCTGCTTCGGCTGAGGTAACGGGCCTGGGCAACCTCTCAATGCCGGAGCTGCAGGCCGCCGTGGATGCCGCCCGCGCCTCGGCACCCCAGCGCGGCGCCTGGCAGGCGCCCGCCTCGCCCTACATCGGGGCCAGCGAAGCTGCGGCTCCTGCGGCAGCCGGCACGGTATCTGCCGCCCCTACCGCCACGGTGCAGCCCGCTCTGCTGGTGGCCGATGCATTTGAGGCCGAAGGCGGGGAACCAGCCACCGACGAAGCAGCCGACCTGAGCCAGCCCGAAAACAACCTGAGCATGCAGGTCGAGGTCGAAGCAACTCCCGAAACGGAAGCCGCGCCGGCAACGGCTACACCGGGTAGCTGGCTGCCCGGTGCGGCCGAGCGGGCCACCCCCGACGAAGCCCTGGCCGTGCTCCGCAACCCGTCCGACGTTCCCGGCGACCTGAACTTTCGGGTGATTCAGTACGCGCGGTTTGCCACGCCGCTGGCGCTGAGCAAGCCGTTTGAGGTGATTTATGCCGGCGACTGGCCCACGTGGCTGGCGGCGCTGGAAATCCGGCAGCGCACGGGCTGCCCACTGGTGTTGCGGGTAGATTCCCTGGCTCAGGACCGCCCCACCGCCGACGACCGGGGCTGGGCCCAGGCCCTGGAACGGCTGGCTTTGCGCCGTGCCGATGTCATTCTGACTTCTTCTGAGGACCTTTGCCACCGCGTACGCCAGCTGTACGGCATCCCGCTGCGCCGCATGCGCGTACAGCCGGCTCACACTGATGCCGCCGAGGTTGCCCGTACCGTGCGCGACACCCTCACGGAGCTGGCCGCTTCTGCCTGA
- a CDS encoding glycoside hydrolase family 31 protein: protein MADNIQDNNYMINDLAARKQELFPGRVVSCQTTDTGFLFQCDNGVQLALYVVTDKILRFRYAADGRFTEDFSYAIPAEQARREIEFLEFKEKPDHFRITTERLICTISKENAGVRILDRSGTLLSADEKGFHWEYEYETGNDIVKMSKQVQSGVHYYGLGDKPDNMNLRGKRYCNWGTDTYGYVKGSDPLYKNIPFYLELHQKIAHGIFFDNSFKSFFDFAAERADVTSFWAMGGEMNYYFIYGPTLLEVTQEYTRLTGTPELPPLWALGYHQCKWSYFPESNVKQIAQGFRDRQIPCDAIYLDIDYMDGFRCFTWSPQHFPEPQRMVRELSEDGFKTIVIIDPGIKIDPNYPVYTEALEKDYFCRRGDGPLMKGSVWPGLCNFPDFTRPDVREWWAGLFKGLIQETGVKGVWNDMNEPAVFEKGTFPDDVRFDYDGQPGTHKKAHNIYGMQMARATNDGVKRFAYPNRPFTITRSTYAGGQRYSSGWTGDNIASWEHLWLANIQCQRLSISGFSFVGSDIGGFIDTPDGELYVRWVALGAFHPFFRTHSSGDHGDQEPWSFGEQYMELAKSFIELRYRLLPYMYTTFWQYVTEGTPMLRPLAFLDQNDTDTYLRMAEFALGDHLLVCPITQAGADGRWMYLPRGEWFYYWTDEPKTGGAEVWASAGLDRIPLFVRAGAVVPMYPLMQYVGQHTVEQLTLHVYYTEGEALSVLYDDGGEGYGYEQGQRTTRRFRVVGSDKSLTVRQEIEGDYQPTYQTYQIILHGVPFAIDTLAVDGQAAEATPVTTETGLTLLSVVVPAGFGEVAIQ, encoded by the coding sequence ATGGCCGACAATATTCAGGACAACAATTACATGATCAACGATCTGGCGGCGCGAAAGCAGGAGCTTTTCCCCGGCCGGGTTGTAAGTTGTCAGACCACCGATACGGGCTTTTTGTTTCAGTGCGACAACGGGGTGCAGCTGGCCCTGTACGTGGTAACCGACAAGATTCTGCGCTTCCGCTACGCCGCCGACGGGCGCTTCACCGAGGACTTCAGCTACGCTATTCCGGCTGAGCAGGCCCGTCGCGAAATCGAGTTTCTGGAATTCAAGGAAAAGCCCGACCACTTCCGCATCACCACCGAGCGGCTGATCTGCACCATCAGCAAGGAAAACGCCGGGGTGCGCATTCTGGACCGCTCGGGCACGCTGCTTTCCGCCGACGAAAAGGGCTTCCATTGGGAGTACGAGTACGAAACCGGCAACGACATCGTGAAGATGAGCAAGCAGGTGCAGAGCGGCGTGCACTACTACGGTCTCGGCGACAAGCCCGACAACATGAACCTGCGCGGTAAGCGCTACTGCAACTGGGGCACCGACACGTACGGTTACGTGAAAGGCTCCGACCCGCTCTACAAGAATATCCCGTTTTACCTGGAGCTGCACCAGAAAATTGCCCACGGCATCTTTTTCGACAACTCCTTTAAGTCGTTTTTCGACTTCGCGGCCGAGCGCGCCGACGTGACCAGCTTCTGGGCCATGGGCGGCGAAATGAACTACTACTTCATTTACGGCCCCACGCTGCTCGAAGTCACCCAGGAATACACGCGCCTTACGGGCACGCCCGAGCTGCCCCCGCTCTGGGCCCTGGGCTACCACCAGTGCAAGTGGAGCTACTTCCCCGAGAGTAACGTGAAGCAGATTGCCCAGGGCTTCCGCGACCGGCAGATTCCCTGCGACGCCATCTACCTCGATATCGACTACATGGACGGGTTCCGGTGCTTTACCTGGAGCCCCCAGCACTTCCCAGAGCCCCAGCGCATGGTGCGGGAGCTGTCCGAGGATGGTTTCAAGACCATTGTCATCATCGACCCCGGCATCAAGATTGACCCCAACTACCCGGTGTACACCGAGGCGCTGGAAAAGGACTACTTCTGCCGCCGCGGCGACGGGCCGCTGATGAAAGGCTCCGTGTGGCCCGGCCTCTGCAACTTCCCCGACTTCACCCGCCCCGACGTGCGCGAGTGGTGGGCCGGCCTCTTCAAGGGCCTGATTCAGGAAACCGGGGTGAAGGGCGTGTGGAACGACATGAACGAGCCCGCCGTGTTCGAGAAAGGCACCTTCCCCGACGACGTGCGCTTCGACTACGACGGCCAGCCCGGCACCCACAAGAAGGCCCACAACATCTATGGCATGCAGATGGCCCGCGCCACCAACGACGGCGTGAAGCGCTTTGCCTACCCCAACCGGCCCTTCACCATCACGCGCAGCACCTACGCCGGCGGGCAGCGCTACTCTTCCGGCTGGACCGGCGACAACATTGCCTCCTGGGAACACCTCTGGCTGGCCAACATCCAGTGCCAGCGCCTGAGCATTTCGGGTTTCTCCTTCGTGGGGTCCGACATTGGCGGCTTCATCGACACGCCCGACGGGGAGCTGTACGTGCGCTGGGTGGCGCTGGGGGCTTTCCACCCGTTCTTCCGCACCCACTCCTCCGGCGACCATGGCGACCAGGAACCCTGGTCATTCGGGGAGCAGTACATGGAGCTGGCCAAGTCGTTTATCGAGCTGCGCTACCGCCTGCTGCCTTACATGTACACCACCTTCTGGCAATACGTGACGGAGGGCACGCCCATGTTGCGCCCCCTGGCCTTCCTCGACCAGAATGACACCGATACCTACCTGCGCATGGCCGAGTTTGCCCTCGGCGACCATCTGCTGGTGTGCCCCATCACCCAGGCCGGGGCCGACGGCCGCTGGATGTATCTGCCCCGTGGCGAGTGGTTCTACTACTGGACCGACGAGCCCAAAACCGGGGGCGCCGAAGTGTGGGCCAGCGCCGGCCTCGACCGGATTCCGCTGTTCGTGCGCGCCGGCGCCGTAGTGCCCATGTACCCGCTGATGCAGTACGTGGGCCAGCACACCGTGGAGCAGCTTACCCTGCACGTGTACTACACCGAAGGCGAAGCCCTGAGCGTGCTCTACGACGACGGTGGCGAAGGCTACGGCTACGAGCAGGGCCAGCGCACCACGCGCCGGTTCCGCGTTGTTGGCTCCGACAAAAGCCTGACGGTGCGCCAGGAAATCGAGGGCGACTATCAGCCCACCTATCAAACCTACCAGATAATACTCCACGGCGTGCCCTTCGCCATTGATACCCTTGCGGTAGACGGACAGGCTGCCGAAGCAACGCCGGTAACTACCGAAACCGGCCTGACGCTGCTGAGCGTGGTGGTTCCGGCGGGGTTTGGGGAAGTGGCAATTCAATAG
- a CDS encoding triacylglycerol lipase encodes MADAPFPPTNDDASQPDKRPSRLRRAAQAVSRAARLPFDGLGYLYRTGQENRHFTLPVLNGAFGDQLASRHDPRAIRLSFRRHDGDVSVSQLRLAAERRKTVVFLHGLMGDEYIWQTGPEPAVRYGPRLQQEVPVHCLYVRYNTGLHISENGRALHHLLEGLVATYPEATEELVLVGHSMGGLVIRSAGHYASLSTKHEEAGSSGSNEESQPATENQELTTDNSQLTMSNWPRRLKSVFLLGVPNEGSFLEQNSHLTSTVLRKINLRPTRFISGLLDKRSNGIKDLRHARLVDEDWLSPHADDLLPPRTVVPPLPGVHYHVLVASVLKSVGSALADYFGDGLVGTGSARGTVFGDPALPLDIYVSTRTFAQQHHGTLLANEDVYQYLRENI; translated from the coding sequence ATGGCTGACGCGCCCTTTCCGCCCACCAACGACGACGCTTCGCAGCCCGATAAACGCCCCTCGCGCCTGCGTCGGGCCGCGCAGGCCGTGAGCCGGGCCGCCCGCCTGCCCTTCGACGGGCTGGGCTACCTCTACCGCACGGGCCAGGAAAACAGGCACTTCACCCTGCCGGTGCTCAACGGCGCTTTCGGCGACCAGCTGGCTTCCCGCCACGACCCGCGCGCTATCCGCCTGAGCTTCCGCCGCCACGACGGCGACGTATCCGTGAGTCAGCTGCGCCTTGCAGCCGAGCGCCGCAAAACTGTGGTATTTCTGCACGGCCTCATGGGCGACGAGTACATCTGGCAAACCGGCCCCGAGCCGGCCGTGCGCTACGGTCCGCGCCTGCAGCAGGAGGTGCCGGTGCATTGCCTTTACGTGCGCTACAACACGGGCCTGCACATTTCCGAGAATGGCCGGGCCCTACATCACTTGCTCGAGGGGCTGGTGGCTACATACCCCGAGGCCACCGAGGAGCTGGTGCTGGTAGGCCACAGCATGGGCGGGCTGGTCATTCGCTCGGCGGGGCACTACGCGTCGTTGTCAACGAAGCATGAGGAAGCAGGTAGCTCCGGCTCAAATGAGGAAAGCCAACCAGCAACCGAAAACCAGGAACTGACAACTGACAACTCGCAACTGACAATGAGTAACTGGCCCCGGCGGCTGAAGTCTGTGTTTCTACTTGGGGTGCCGAATGAAGGGTCATTTCTGGAGCAGAACAGCCACCTCACGTCCACAGTACTGCGCAAAATCAACCTGCGGCCCACGCGCTTTATCAGCGGGCTACTCGACAAGCGCAGCAACGGCATCAAGGATTTGCGCCACGCCCGGCTGGTAGACGAGGACTGGCTCAGCCCCCACGCCGACGACCTGCTGCCCCCGCGCACGGTGGTGCCGCCCCTGCCCGGCGTACACTACCACGTGCTGGTAGCTTCGGTGCTGAAATCCGTGGGCTCGGCTCTGGCCGACTACTTCGGCGACGGACTGGTGGGTACCGGCAGTGCCCGCGGCACCGTCTTCGGCGACCCCGCCCTGCCCCTCGACATCTACGTGAGCACGCGCACCTTTGCCCAGCAGCACCACGGCACCCTGCTGGCTAATGAAGACGTGTATCAGTACCTGCGGGAAAATATATAA
- a CDS encoding rhomboid family intramembrane serine protease has product MPPDLTPLAELLARKTDAELLYMAQQAHRYPPELGQGAVRELQQRGLIPQELPEAGPPPVPPAPEPTGTWLGLLRQLLGGIFRPRSGYFITPLLLLSNLAVFGLMAASGVHVWEPHPAELVAWGSNFSPLISAQPWRLVSCLFLHAGPAHLLLNMGALLLLGLLAEDKVGSGRWLLAYLVSGVGGSLASLWWHSRGINSVGASGAIFGLYGLLLALLITRTLPVTREDRGGIIGLLLYFALSSLVGGLEGPNTDNAAHIGGLLTGIFVGFVLAAVSGSPKSDTLPAE; this is encoded by the coding sequence ATGCCCCCCGATCTTACGCCGCTTGCTGAGTTACTGGCCCGCAAAACCGACGCTGAGCTGCTGTACATGGCCCAGCAGGCCCACCGCTACCCTCCGGAGCTGGGCCAGGGGGCCGTGCGCGAGCTACAGCAGCGGGGCCTGATTCCGCAGGAACTGCCCGAAGCCGGACCGCCGCCAGTACCCCCGGCCCCGGAGCCTACCGGAACGTGGCTGGGCCTGCTCCGGCAGTTGCTGGGAGGCATCTTCCGGCCCCGGTCGGGTTATTTCATCACGCCCCTTCTGCTGTTAAGTAACCTGGCGGTGTTCGGGCTGATGGCGGCCAGCGGCGTACACGTGTGGGAACCGCACCCGGCGGAGCTGGTGGCCTGGGGCTCCAACTTTTCGCCGTTGATTTCAGCCCAGCCCTGGCGCCTGGTTTCCTGCCTGTTTCTGCACGCCGGCCCCGCTCATCTGCTTTTGAATATGGGCGCCCTGCTGCTGCTGGGTTTGCTGGCCGAAGACAAGGTAGGCTCCGGACGCTGGCTCCTGGCGTACCTGGTGAGCGGCGTGGGCGGCAGCCTGGCCAGTTTGTGGTGGCATAGCCGCGGCATCAATTCGGTGGGGGCCTCGGGCGCTATCTTCGGGCTGTATGGCTTGCTGCTGGCCCTACTTATCACCCGCACTTTGCCCGTCACCCGCGAAGACCGGGGCGGCATTATCGGGCTGCTGCTGTATTTTGCCCTCAGCAGTCTGGTGGGAGGCCTCGAAGGCCCTAACACCGACAATGCCGCGCACATCGGGGGGCTGCTGACGGGTATTTTCGTGGGCTTCGTGCTGGCGGCCGTTTCGGGCAGCCCTAAATCTGATACGTTGCCGGCAGAGTAA
- a CDS encoding glycoside hydrolase family 10 protein: MFRFFAAVRVVIVGWIGLLLAACGAPAVAQESVPPKRELRGIWIATVENIDWPSSRTLTPEQQRREYRRLLDKGQQAGINAVFVQVRPASDAFYKSDLEPWSKWLTGQQGRAPAPAYDPLPFLIEEAHARGMEFHAWFNPYRASLDSLTRRLAPNHQFKQHPEWFIRYTGKLLYNPGLPEVRAYITQVILDVVRRYDVDGIHFDDYFYPYPEPGQKIHDEDAYARYNPRNLALADWRRQNVNQLIESLHDSIRHTKRWVKFGISPFGVWMNKSAHPEGSDTRAGQPSYANLYADTRLWLQQGWIDYVVPQLYWSSNFKLVPYATILDWWARNHFDRHLYIGHGMYRMLENTRGDTTWRNPRELPRQIRMNRAYPTDVSGSLFFSARSLLANPLHTTDSLRLNLFRYPALVPAMPWIDAVPPRPAQNLLITRAGGPVKLSWQAGPAATDGDTARYFVVYRFAEGETPGPDDPRRIVALVRYRPGQIQQLQDTAAQAGQEYAYYITAVDRLHNESRPSRVTTLSPQPEPMVAQEPPTVTPPIPETLPQKPAATAARPTRPLPGNQAGTTKVKVKVKPKKRGFFGRLFGK; this comes from the coding sequence ATGTTTCGATTTTTTGCCGCGGTTCGGGTTGTTATTGTTGGTTGGATAGGGCTGCTGCTGGCCGCCTGTGGGGCTCCGGCCGTGGCCCAGGAATCCGTGCCGCCCAAGCGCGAGCTGCGCGGCATCTGGATTGCCACCGTGGAAAACATCGACTGGCCCAGTTCCCGCACCCTTACGCCCGAGCAGCAGCGCCGCGAGTACCGCCGCCTGCTCGATAAAGGCCAACAGGCGGGCATCAACGCGGTATTCGTGCAGGTGCGGCCGGCCTCCGATGCCTTTTATAAAAGTGACCTGGAGCCCTGGAGCAAGTGGCTGACCGGCCAGCAGGGCCGTGCCCCCGCCCCGGCCTACGACCCGCTGCCCTTCCTCATTGAGGAGGCCCACGCCCGGGGCATGGAGTTTCACGCCTGGTTTAACCCCTACCGTGCCTCACTGGACTCGCTCACGCGGCGCCTGGCCCCCAACCACCAGTTCAAGCAGCACCCCGAGTGGTTTATTCGCTACACTGGCAAGCTGCTCTATAACCCCGGCTTGCCCGAGGTGCGCGCCTACATCACCCAGGTGATTCTGGACGTGGTGCGCCGCTACGATGTGGACGGTATTCACTTCGACGACTACTTCTACCCGTATCCCGAGCCGGGCCAGAAGATTCACGACGAGGACGCCTACGCCCGCTACAACCCCCGGAACCTGGCCCTGGCCGACTGGCGCCGCCAGAACGTGAACCAGCTGATTGAGAGCCTGCACGACTCCATTCGGCACACCAAGCGCTGGGTGAAGTTCGGCATCTCGCCGTTTGGCGTGTGGATGAACAAGTCGGCCCACCCCGAGGGCTCCGACACCCGCGCCGGCCAGCCCAGCTACGCCAACCTCTACGCCGATACCCGCCTCTGGCTGCAGCAGGGCTGGATCGACTACGTGGTGCCCCAACTGTACTGGAGTTCCAACTTCAAGCTCGTGCCCTACGCCACCATCCTCGACTGGTGGGCCCGCAACCACTTCGACCGCCACCTCTACATCGGACACGGCATGTACCGCATGCTGGAGAATACCCGCGGCGACACCACCTGGCGCAACCCCCGCGAGCTGCCCCGCCAGATTCGCATGAACCGTGCCTACCCCACCGACGTGAGCGGCAGTCTGTTCTTCTCGGCCCGCTCCCTGCTGGCCAACCCCCTGCACACCACCGACTCGCTGCGGCTGAACCTGTTCCGCTACCCGGCCCTGGTACCAGCCATGCCGTGGATTGACGCTGTGCCCCCGCGCCCGGCCCAGAACCTGCTTATAACCCGCGCCGGTGGCCCCGTGAAGCTAAGCTGGCAGGCCGGCCCTGCCGCCACCGACGGCGACACGGCCCGCTACTTTGTGGTGTACCGCTTTGCCGAGGGCGAAACCCCCGGCCCCGACGACCCGCGCCGCATTGTAGCCCTGGTGCGCTACCGCCCCGGCCAGATTCAGCAGCTGCAGGACACCGCCGCCCAAGCCGGGCAGGAATACGCCTACTACATCACGGCCGTAGACCGGCTGCACAACGAGAGCCGGCCCTCCCGCGTGACCACGCTCAGCCCCCAGCCCGAGCCCATGGTAGCCCAGGAGCCGCCCACCGTGACGCCGCCTATTCCCGAAACCCTGCCCCAGAAGCCAGCTGCCACCGCGGCTCGCCCCACCCGCCCCTTGCCGGGCAACCAGGCCGGCACCACCAAGGTGAAGGTGAAAGTAAAGCCGAAAAAGCGGGGCTTCTTTGGGCGGCTTTTCGGAAAGTAA